aaaaggtacatttaACGTATCTATATAATTACTTCGTATTTGGCTTTTATTTCATCTACAGAATTTTGAATTTTGtctatttcctttttttgtttttgtatttcctctattaaaaataaaaattaacaagttAAAATTATcgatgtacataaaaataatgaatgtTTTACTAATTtcgaaaatttaaagagcctaagaaaattattctaGACAGTACTATTTAGAGTTTCCTTTTCCTGTAGAACTCGTTTATGGTGCATTAAGTAGTAAtctctttcttttattgtcttttgaattttttactgatattttgaaaaaaaggaacgaatatatatttaggtAGGTCCCAGAAtggcatataaaaatatgctatagcccatattttattttattcttttttctctctctctctttggAGCCATTACTTTGCGTCTTCCAAAGAATTTTGAACCtcttttgttaatttttcatgGTTCAAAAAATCATTTCTTAAAAGCTCATTCTGTGTAAATATGTTTTCGTATTCCGCTTTTCTCAACCTGTTGATGTCAtcaccaaattttttaatgtattccTTCTaacagagaaaaatataaatgtgtttttatattcatgAAAAAGAATGTTCACGAGTCATATATTAAGAATTTGAAAGAACAaagaacgtaaaaaaataatcacaaccatatgacatttttaaaaacacagaaatgtgaaaaaacGTGTATGTGCAACCTCAAAGACTTCAAGCGATTCTATAAATTGATGTTCAAGCATGAAGTTATAAACGAAAGACAGGGCCATAGGAAAGTGCTTTTCATCAATATGATAACTTCTTGagcttttttctccttaaaaGAAGTAGAAAGAAATTTTAGACATAAANgtaaatataaaaaattgcaaattgGCTATCTTAAAATGCGTTAAATTGCCTTAAACAAAGAGCACATGCTTCTGAATACTGCTATATACACTTTTATATCCTTCTATgcgtttatttatttaataataatcaCTACGCgcagtgcatatatatataattttttaaagaatgaTTTTCCCTTGCCTGAAttaacttcatttttattgaaaCTCGAAATATTAACTACTTTAGCATTTTTTAGTaacttttcaaatttttctgaATTATCACTGTCAGATTCTAGACTTGATTCTAAACTTGAATTATCCtcgtgtatttttttaattttttcagttttcaCATTCTCGTCATTATCGatgcttttttctttgttatCTACTGTTTTTTCTACTAGGGATGTTGCATTGTATTCTTCGTTTTCCATTTGGTTTATAGTGTCCTTTTGTCTCCTGAACGGTTTACCTTTTTTAGGGTTtaatatttctattttactagacataaaaattttatgactAATATACCATAAAATATTATGGATTTATGAAaacatttgtttttacttttaatgCGCTTATTTCAATGAAAATGTTATGCCTTTTCTTTACTAATatattactttattttttttcttcgtaatatattttgcgAGATAATACACATGCGTTCAtccatttttctattttatttcgcACATAGTTCATTAAATGAACGTATGTTCAAGTGCTTACTACTTTTTTCAGTAATTTATAGATGTATTATATGTTAAT
The sequence above is drawn from the Plasmodium cynomolgi strain B DNA, chromosome 10, whole genome shotgun sequence genome and encodes:
- a CDS encoding hypothetical protein (putative), whose amino-acid sequence is MENEEYNATSLVEKTVDNKEKSIDNDENVKTEKIKKIHEDNSSLESSLESDSDNSEKFEKLLKNAKVVNISSFNKNEEYIKKFGDDINRLRKAEYENIFTQNELLRNDFLNHEKLTKEVQNSLEDAK